GATCATTCGCCCAAATTGCTTGTCCTTCTTGCGTCTCTCGACGTAGGTCATCTCATGGAATTGGGATTCCTTGATCAATTTCAAATAACTCTGATACCGAGCCTCACCGAGAGAGCCACTCTGAACTGCACCGAGGATCGCACAACCGATTTCGACGGAGTGCGTACAATCATTGAACCGGCAGTGCTTCGAGAGTTCGTGAATATCAGAGAAACTGTCGTCTATACTTGCCCCGACACCCATCAAACCCAGTTCCCTCATGCCTGGAGTGTCAACCAAGAGTGCGCCGCTGTTCAGGACTGTCATCTGACGGCGCGCCGTCGTATGCCTTCCCCTGCTGTCCTTTTCACGAACCGGACTTGTTTCAAATGCCTCGCAACCGAGAAGATGGTTTAGAAGTGTAGTTTTGCCCACACCCGAGGACCCAAGCAAGCAGTATGTCTTTCCTTTTTTCAGAGCCTGCCTCACTATCTCGAGGCCCTTTTCAGTATTGTTGCTGCATGCGATGATCCTTGCATTGATTCGTGCATCCCGGATCTCTGACATCCGTTTCTCTAATTCCCCGGCGCTGACGAGATCGCTCTTGCTGAGCAGGATGACAGGCTCGACCCGGCCCTCATTGACCATCACGAGATATCTCTCCATTCGGCGAAGGTTGAAATTGAGATCGCACGATTGCATGATGAAGGCGACATCGATATTCGAAGCGATCATCTGGTATTCAACTTTATCACCGGCGGATTTGCGACGCAAGAAGGTTCTTCTTGGGAGTAGGTCGTGAATAATTGCAAGTGTGCCATCATTGTGGTACTGGACCAGGACCCAGTCCCCAACGCAGGGGAGATCTTGGCTTGATTCGACAGAAAAGAGGAGCCTGCCTGTAGGCTCCGCTTGAACTTCATTGTGCTCATTGCGAACGAGGTACCGGTCCCTGTCGACTCTGGTGACGCGCGCGATAGTGCAGTCCGGTAACGCGAGCCCCCTACGTTTCTCTTCAAACCAATTATCAAATCCAAGATCTGCCAGATGCATTTGATGTCCTTGGTATCGACAGCAAACAATGGCCGTCGCCAATGGCACAGAACTAGAAGCTAACCGCCAACTGCCAGAAGCCAACAGCTACTCCAACTCGCCGATTTGAAACTCCTTGTCTTTCGGACGGATTTGATCATGAAGTCGTTTCAGTGCGTAGTACGCGTCCTGACTTCCCCGCTGGGCAGAGCTGCGGTACCATTTGACCGCTTCCGGAAGTCTCTTTGCGACACCGGTGCCCGTTTCATAGCAGTACCCGAGCGCGACCTGAGCGAGAACCGCTCCCCTCTGAGCTGCCTGCTCGAGCTCGGCAATTGTTGCCGATAGTGTCTTCATGTTCTTTTCTGTTCGGACCGAGAGCGCAGCGATGCGAAGTCTCGCTTCGCGGCTTCCCAACGCAGATGCCTTCGCCCAGAGCACCATCGCCTGACGGCGGTCTTCCGGTACCCATCGGCCCGAGTAATAGCACAATCCGAGCTCGATCATGGCCTGTATGTGGTTCACAGAGGAAGCCCGCGTCAGGAATTCAAGCGCTTGCTTGTCTGTGATGAATCCTTCTTTCTGTGACATCAGATAATCGAGCTTCAATGCGTTCATTGCGGCCCAGGTAAACTCCGCATCCCCATCGTGCTGTCCTACCCGTGACTTGATCAACTCGAAGAACCCTTTCTGTTCGATCAAACGAGCGAGCAAGCCGGGAGCACGCGGCGAGGACATTCTAATTGCACGGATATAATACATCGCGGCCGTTACAGGATCTTTTGTAACGCCGATGCCGCGTTCATAGCTGCGCCCGAGGATCGTCAACGCCTCCGGGCTTCCTTCTTCGGCTGATTCCCGAATGGCTCTCATGCCCGCTGTGTCAAGATCGAGCGCTTTCGTTGGTTCCTTGGATATGCCAAGCGCTCTTTTCAGCTGTGGTGTTGCTTCACGCAGAGCGTCCTTCAGAAGTGTCGCGTCGCTTTGCGTTGCGGTGTCGGCTTCTGCATCAAGAAACACAAAGCCGAGGGTCTGCTTCACGGGGGGCTTCTTCTTTGAAGAGGATGTGTCTTTTTTGGCGCTTTGATCTTCGTCCTTTTTTCCGAGCCCTCGCGCATCGAAATCAGCGACTGCTTCCTTGGCGGGAGCGTATCCGGCGTCCGCCGATTTCTTGAGCCACTTGTACGCTTCTTCCCAGTTGCGAGGTACGACAAGATTTTCCGTCATGAACATGCTCAGAATGTACTCGGCCTCGACCATTCCCTGCGTCGCTGCCGTCTTGAAAAGCTTATACGCGTCGAACGGATTCCACGGTAATCCCATGCCGTTGAATTCGAGTATGCCGAGGTTGTAGGCCGCATCGGCGGAATTCTGTTCTGCGGCGCGCTTGATCCAGAAAGCCCCCTTCAGAGTGTCGGCAACAACCCCTTCGCCAAGCAGATACCGAAGCCCCAACTCCTGTTGCGCCGCCACGTCGCCTGAGTACGCCTTGCGCTCAAGCATAAAAATGTGCATCAGGTTGTAATCGATATCCGAACGCTTGAGTTGAGCAGAAGGGGAGGGATTGCGATAGTTCTTGTAGACAGGACTGTCGGATCGGTCCTGAGCCAGGATCCCAATCGAACCCAATGAAATGAAGAGGGTGAGCAAAATAGCATTTTTCAACTGCATTCCTGGAATTGATTGAACGGCACTTGAATCAAATACGGCAACTCTTTGAACAAAATCAAATTGATGCTGTCCAAAAGGTTGGTCGACCTGCCCGCCATTCATGTCCCATAAGGTCAGACGGGAAGGCCCTTTCGACCACGTTGAGTTTCACCAATAGTCAATATTTTAGATTCCCCAATGCAGCAGTGAGCTTTGATAGTACTTTTTGGACAGGCCTTGTGGCAGGAACAAAAAAAACGGCCGTCACGGGCAGTGGCGGCCGTTGTTCATTAGACGTATGACCTGACTAAAACTTGCCGAACCGAAACGTTAACACTCCCGATGGCCCGCTTAGATCAGGGTTGCTGGAAGCCGGCGATTGTCTCCGTTGATTCTCCGCGCAGTCGTTGCGGGACAACTCTTCGGACAAACGCTGGAAGCTTCACGCGCCATTCATCGACCTTGGTGTACATCACAGGTACGAGCACGAGCGTCAACAGAAGCGAGCTGATGAGCCCGCCGACGAGCACCCACGCGAGCCCCGATTTCCACTCTGCTCCGGCTTCGGAGCTCAGTGCGATCGGCAGCATACCGACCACCATAGAAACCGTGGTCATCAGGATTGGGCGTAACCTCGTCTGACCGGCTTCGATCAGTGCATCGTAGGTGCTCAACCCTTTCTCGGAACGCATCTGGTTCGCACGATCGACAAGGAGAATTGCGTTCTTGCCTACAAGTCCGACAAGCATAATGATGCCAAGAATCGAGAAAATACTTAGCGATTTCATCGTCAGCGCGAGCGCGAGCAAGGCTCCGATCATAGCCACCGGAATCGAGAACAGCACAACAAACGGATAGACGTACGAGTCGTACAACGCCACCATGATCAGGTACGTGAACAGAATGGCGGCGAGCAGCGCAAGGCCGAGGCTTCCGAACCCGTCTGCCTGGTTCTTCAGGTCGCCGAGATATGCGATGCTCATATTCGCAGGGATCAGGCTTCCCTGGCTGATCGCTTTTTGAATGTCTGCTCCGATGCTGCCGCTCGGGCGACCAACCGCCTGCGAAAACACTGTGACGGAAAAGTTGCGGTCCTTGCGTTGCAGTTTAGAGGGGCCCGTCGATTGCGTGATGGTGGCGAACTGCGTCAACTCAATCAGCTGTCCCTTCCGGTTCGCGACCGTAAGACTTCCGACGTCGGATGTCTTCGATCTGTCAAATTCATCCAGCACGATCCGCAGATCATACTCATCATCCCCCTCACGATATTTCGAATCATCGTCGCCGTTGAGCGCTATCCGCAGCGACGCACCGACCTCCGAGAGGGAAAGACCGAGCGCAGCCAGTTTCTGCCGGTCGATCTCGATGCGCGTTTCCGGTTTTCCTTCTTCCGACGAAAGGCGGACATCTGCCGTACCGGGGATGGTCTTGATAACATCGACGAGCCTCTGGGATGCTGCCCGGACTTCTTCGTAGTTCGTGCCGCTGACAGCGATCTGAATCGGCGTCTGGTTTGCGGTACCGAAGATTCCGATCGGGTTGACGCGCACCTTGACGCCCGGGATGTCAGAGGCTTTCAATTTGATTTCAGCGCCGACCTCATCTGTCGATCGCTTGCGCTCCTCGCGCGGAACCAGGGTGACGTTCAGTTCTGAACTATTGTTCGATGTCTGGCCGACGAACCCTTCGCTGGAAACGCCGACATTGACAAACATCTTCTTCACCTCAGGCACGCCGGCGATGATCTTTTCGACCCGCTGTGTCACAAAGTTCGTGTTTTCGAATGTCGAACCCGGGGCCAGTTCGAGAGTGACGGTAAACTCACCGCGATCAGCAACGGCTATGAATTCCGAGCCGATGAAGCCAAGTGGCACCAATGCAAAGGAGGCGACAAACATCGAGCCTGCCATCGCATACACTTTGCCCCTGTTCGCAAGTGCCCAGTGCAGGGTCTTCACGTACAGCGCGGCAAGCTTCTCGTACACTCCTTCGAACCAGAGAGCAAATGAGCCGAGTATGGAGTTCTTCGTCAGGTGCTCCAGCTTCGCAAACCGGGACGCCAGAAGGGGAGTCACGGTAAACGATACAAAGAGAGACATGAGTGTCGAGAACACAACAACCAGGGCGAATTCCCTCATGATGTTTCCGATAAGCCCCGAAACAAGAGAGAGGGGTAAGAAGACGACAACGTCAACGAGGGTGATCGACAATGCCGCGAAACCGATTTCATTCCGCCCTTTGAGGGCGGCGGACCTGCGTTCCTCGCCCATCTCAAGATGGCGGTAGATGTTCTCGAGAACGACGATGGAGTCGTCAACGAGAATACCGACCACAAGCGAAAGGCCCAGCAGGGTCATCAGGTTGAGGGACATATCAAACACATACATGGCGATGAACGTCGAAATCATTGACGCCGGAATGGCGATCATCACGATGACGGAGTTCCGGATGCTGTGTAAAAAGGCAAGCATGACAATGGCAACCAGCATGATCGCGAGGGCAAGGTCCTTTTTCACGCCGTTCGCCGCATCAAGCGTAAAGACGGATCCATCCTGCGCCACATCGAACTTGAGGCTGGCATCGGAGAATTTCTGCTCGAGCTTGGGCAGTGCGGCGCGGACGATCTTACTGACGTCCACGGCATTCGCATCATTCTGTTTCGAAATAAGGATGCCCACCGAGGTGATGCCGTTGATGCGGCTGAGCGTTGCGTAGTCTTTTTGTCCATCCTGAACCTCGGCGATGTCAGAGAGCTTGATGTTGCCTCCCTGTTTCGACTGGGCAACGACCAGATTGCGCAGGCTTTCAACTGAGCTGAATTTCCCTGCCAATCGCACGACATACTGCGTCCCATCCTCTTTCACCTTCCCCGTCGGAAAGTCAAGGTTCGACGACTTGATGACCTGTGCCACCTGGAGGAGGGAGAGCCCGTACGAGCGGAGCTTCAGCGCGTCGATATTGACCTTGATCTCCCGTTCGTCTCCACCCACAAGAGTCACCTGGGCGACGCCGTCGAGTTTCGAGAGCTCCGGCTGAACGCGGTTCTTGAGCAACTGATAGAACTCGCGGCTGCTCATCGAACCGGTTGCCCCCATACGGATAATCGGGCGCTCGTCGATCGCGAATTTGGAAATCGTCGGGGCTTTTGCGCCCGACGGAAGCTTCGAGACCACCTCGTTCACTTTGCGCTGTGCGTCCTGAAGCGCGAGGTTGACGTCGGCAGACTGCAGGAACTCGATGGTGACGAATGAGACTCCCTCAGCCGATGAAGCGTTGACGGAAGAAATCTTGTCGAGTCCTGAAACCGCATCTTCGATGACCTTGGACACCGAGGTTTGAACCTCTGTCGGGGCCGCTCCCGGATAGACTGTCGCAATGGTAACGATAGGCGGTGAAATCTTCGGCAGCAGTTCGTACTTGAGCTGCCCGAAACTGAAGAGGCCCAGAACGCCGAACACCGTAAAAATCACGACAATCAGCGAAGGACGTTTGATTGCTAATTCAGTAAGCGTCATGTGTCATTCTCCTCTTATTTCAGCACCGTTACTGCGACGCTGTCTTTCAGGTTGTTCTGTCCGCTCATCACAATGGTTTCCGATTCCATGATTCCGTTCAGGACTTCGAGATTCGTGCCGACCTGTGCACCGACCACGATATTCCGCAGCCGCGCGATGCCGTTGTCAACAACGTACACCTGCGGTTTCTTTGTGCTGCCCACAAGCGCCTGGCGCGGTATTGTCACTGACTCATGATCTTTCACCGAGACAAGCGATACGCGCCCGAACATGCCTGCCTTTAACGGATGCCTGGCGCTGTTTGCCAGCACGACCTCAACGGGGTAGGTATGCGCATCGTCTGCCTTGGAGCTGATCGATGATACTTTCCCTTCGAATGTGATACCCGGATAGACGTCGGTCGCTACCTCAACCTTGTCGCCAGCCTTGATGCGAAACGCATCCTGCTCGGAGACGTTGAGCCTTACCTTCAACATCGAAATGTCAACCACATTCGCGATCGTATTGTTGGTCTGAATCATCGTGCCCACATCGACCTGCCGCGCACTGACGACTCCGGCGATCGGTGTCTTGATCTTGGTATCGTTGAACTGACGGCGTGCCACGATATACTGCGCCTCTGCCGATTTGAACGCCAGACGCGCTCCCTCGAGCTGCGTGTCAGAGACCGAGCTGTCTTTGATCAGTGACTCGTAGCGTTCGAGGTCTTTCTTGGCCTTCTCGTAATTTACTTCGGTTGTCGCATATGCAGCCTTCTTGAGTTCATCATCAACTTCAACGATCGTCGCCCCTGCCTTCACGTAGTCGCCGATGCTGGCAAGAACCCGAATCACTTTGCCCTGTGTCTCCGACACAATCGCCACGTCGCTATTCGCCGTGATCGTGCCGACGAGCGAAACGGACTCAGAGAGCCTTTCTTTGGTCACCTGAGCGACCGTAACAGGGAGAAAACGGACTACGTCTGGCTTCGACCGCGCCTGCATTTTGGTCCGGTTGTTCAGCAATATCGCAACCGTGAGAGCCAGGACTATCACGACTCCCGAAAACAACTTCATTTTCTTCATAATGATCTCCTTAATGTAGATAGCGTTCTTATACTCAGATACTTAAAATCTCAACTACTGTCTTACTCAACTACTCACATACTTAACTACTACATACTCACTACTTCCAGTTCCTCATTCTCCAATGGATCGTTCCAGGCTGGCCTCAGCAAGCTCATAATCGGCAACAGCTTGCGCATAGTTGGTTTTGGCCTGGAGAAGCGCCACTTCTGAATCCAGGAGATCTGTGTTCAAGGCAAGCCCCTGCTTGAATTTCCCGCTTGTCACACGATAATTTTCCTCGGCCTGCCGCACACCCTGCTCGGCAACGCTGATGCGTTCTCTGGCGCGGGCAAGGTTGAGATAATCGCGTGTGACTTCGAGAGCAACCGCGTCGCGAAGTTGTCCCAAACCGTCTCTTGTCTGCTCAAGTTGTGCTTTCGCCTGGTCGGTCTGGCGAACTGTTGTTCCCCAATTCCACAAGTCCAGCGACACCGAAACACCCACATCCCACGTGTCCTTGAAAACGTCCTGCGTCGGGAATATCCGCTGATTGGGCCTGGCCGTCACGTAGTTACCGACGAGGTAGAGCTGAGGCCACCAGCCGGACTGGGCCAGCGAGACCGCGGCGTCGCTCGCCTGAACGCGATACTGCATCGATTTGATTTCCGGCCGACGTTCGTGCGCCTGGTTGATCAGCGCAGGCAGGGCGTCAAACACCCGGTGCTCATGCATGAGGTCTGTCGTGAGCTGGACATCAGAATCCAGAGGCAATCCGATCACGTTATTGAGCATGATCCTCGCGAGCTGGACGTTGTTGTGGGCGTCGATCTGGCGCAAGCGAACATCGGAAAGCTGGACCTGTACTTTGAGGACCTCGTTGTTGGTGATCAGTCCCTGGCTCAGCCAGTTTTGGACATCTTTCAGATGCGCTTTGACCTGGTCGACGTTCTCGTCGACCACCTTCTGGAGTTCGAATGATTTCGCCAGATTCCAGTAAGCACTCTTGACATTGAACGTGAGCGACGACTTGTCACTGTCGAATTCCTTTTGCGTTGCCTGCGCGGCAAAGTCAGCGATGTCTACGCTTCGCTGAAACTTGTAGCCCGTGAACAGAGGCTGCTGAACAGTGACACGCGCATTGAAGTTGTTGCTGATCGACGGTGAAAGCGTAATCGGTGCAGGCAAACTGGGCAGAGAAAACTGCGCAGCCGGAATGTCGCTCAGCTTTGTGTACCCTCCGTTGAATTTCACAGAGGGAAGCAGAATCGTGCCCACCTCGCCGGCTTTCGCGTCGGCGTATTGTACCTTCATGAGCGATGCGTGGAGAGATTTGCTCTTGTCGAAGCTCAGCCGGACGGCGTCATCAAGACTGAGTTGGAGCTTCTGTTGGGCGGATCCGGTCTGTGCGCCTGCGAAGAGCGACAGCGTCAAAAGAAGATGGAGAAATCGTTTCATAGGAGTCTTCGTGAATTGTTCTATGGTTGTGTTCTGGTTCAGACGATTGTGTAATGATTTTATGCCGCTGTGGGAACAGGCGATGCGTTCGGTGAAACAAGCGGTTGCGTGTGCAATCGCAAGCGCGCTTCATCTGTAAGAATGCCGCGGAACATGACGCTGCTGACTGCTTCAATGATGTGAGAAATTGGCCGTTGGAGCCGGCCGAGCGATTCAGGTCTCAGTAATGCCTGGAATGCTGCGATGAACATCGCAGTGACGATGGGTTCTTCGATGTCACTACGGAACATCGCTTCGCGGACGCCCTGTTGAATGACTTTCGAAACAACGGTGTGGATCTGCTGGTTCTGAAAGTCGTCAGTGCATTTGCAGACTCCGGGCGCGTGCTTCTGGAGGTCCATTCTGAAGTGCGGTGTCAACTGGCTGTGATGGGCCGCCGTGAGGTCGAGTATGCGTTTCAACTTCTCTATGAAATCCATGGACTGGTTGTCGACGAGCGCATCGATCTGCGACGATAATTCCGATTGCAGTCCCCGGACCATATCCGAGGCAAGTTCCTCTTTGCTGGGAAAATGTGCATAGACGGTCTTCTTGCTCATCCCCAGTTCGGAGGCGATGTCGCTCATTGTCACCGTACTGAAACCAAACTGAAGGAAGTGCTCACGAGCCTTCTCGAGGATTCTCGCACGAATTTCTGAGTCTGGAATGTTCATTTGTCCCCTGGAAATTGTCTAGAAACCCTTCGGGTATCCCGGGTTTCCTGTGTGATGCCGAGGAATCTCATTGAACTTGGTCATTTCCTAACCATTTCCAGAAATGATTAGTTCCGAAACCGCGCAGGTTTCTTGAGTTCCTTTGGGAGACGTTGAAATCGCTTGATTCTGAAGGGGGTTGTGGCCGGAGGCAGGCTACAGAAGTGGAACTTTCTGGGACAAATCAGGCCTGCTTGGCTGCATCGAAGAAGCGGGAGAGCTTTGTTTCGTCGAGGGAGCCATTGGTCCGGACGCCGTTGCAGAGATCGACACCAAACGGACGGACGAGGCGGATTGCGTCGGCGACATTCTCGGGGTTGAGTCCGCCGGCGAGATAGACAGGCTTCGATATCAGGGCGCAGATTGTTTTACTGACGGTCCAATCATGCACGCGCCCTGTTCCGCCAAGTTGTTTGACCGGGAGATTTGGGTTACCCGAGTCAAGGAGAAGTGCGTCGACAAAAGGAGCCACGGACAAGGTGGCTGCAATGGCATCGTTCCCGGTGACGTGAACAACCTGGACGATTGATACGGAGGGAAGAGAGTTCTTCAATTCGCGATAGGTTTCGAACGGAACGGCATCAACGAGTTGTACCGTGTTCGCGTTGGTCCTACGCTGTTGGTCGATGATGGAAGGCGCATCTTGTTTGGACGTCAGAAGAAAGGTAGAGACGCCGGCGGGAAGGCGCGGAATAATGTCGGCGATCAGATCCTCCGAAATTGGTCCCGGTCCGCTCGGCATTGCGGAAACAAACCCGAGCGCCGAAGCGCCGTATCGGATTGCCATCTCCGCCTCTTCAATGCTCTTGATACAGCAGATTTTTACACGCGTGTTCATGATGAGTGAAGAGTAAACAGTAAATGGTGAATCGAAACAGGCAACTTGGAACTTTGAACCTCATACTTGGAACTTTGAATTCACAACTCAAAACGTGAAACCCAAAACTCAAAACCTGCAAACTCCCCGACCTTCATTCTTCTTTAGCCGAGAGCGTCTCGATCGCCTTTGATCTCTTTCTTGTGCCGAATATGGTGATCGTGGCAACTGCCGCGATGATCAAAGCCGCTGCGAGAAATACGCGGGTCGGCAGCTGCTCGCCGCCGACGGACCAGCCGATGAATACGGCAACGATCGGATTCACATATGCGTAGGTCGACGCACGTGTCGGCGTCGTGTTGCGAAAAAGCCAGATGTACGATGAGAAACCGATGATGGAGCCAAAGACGACGAGATACGCTACAGCAAAAAGGGAAGTGGTCGTAATGTGCGCCAGGTGGAGCTGGCGCAGCTCTCCCATGAGGAGTCCGACGACGATCAATCCCACGCCGCCGACAAGCATCTCCATGCCATTGGCAATTGCGGGCGACGAAGGGAGTTTTGCCCGCCGTGAATAGAACGATCCGAAAGCCCAACAGACCGATGACACAAGCAGGACAGACGCGCCGAGAGCGCTCACTTCGCCTCCTCCGACGAGATCGGCCGGGTCGACGAGGATGGCAATCCCGAGTGTCCCGAGAGCCAAACCGATGAAAACACCGGCAGTCGGACGAGTGCCTCCCTGCATCCAGTCGATGAGGATGAACCAGAGAGGACTGACAGCGACGAGGAGAGCAGCGATGCCGGAGGGGATCAATTGTTCGGACCAGCTGAGGCCGCCGTTGCCGACGAGCAGGAGCATCAGTCCGACGATGGCGGCGGATTTCCAATGTGTAAGTGTCGGTCGTTCCTTGGAGCGAACGTATCCCCAGAGGTACATCATCGATCCGGCGATAATGAACCGGAAGCCAGCCATGAGCAGCGGCGGAATCGTCTCAATGGCGAGGCGAATAGCAAGATAAGTCGAGCCCCAGACAATATAGACCGAGGCAAACGCAGCAATCAGTTTCAGTCGTGGGGGAGATGAGTGCATAACGGTGTCAGGTGAGCGTTCTGTTTTTCCAGTTCCACCACTTCAGGAGTTCAGGCTGCCTGCGTTGCGTTGAGGCATAATAGACTGCGCATCGGAAAACGTACAAGAGACATCGATCGATTGGCATCCCGACCTGGGCGCAACGCTTGATGTAAAGTTCCTCGGGATCTTTTCCTTCAAGGTCGGGGACTTTCCGGATGCCGAGCTCCCATAAGTCCTCCGCAATGCTCTTGCCGACGCCGGGAATCTCCTGGAGCGACTTCAGGGATTGTTGTTTCAACCTTGTATTCAT
Above is a window of Ignavibacteriales bacterium DNA encoding:
- a CDS encoding efflux RND transporter permease subunit; amino-acid sequence: MTLTELAIKRPSLIVVIFTVFGVLGLFSFGQLKYELLPKISPPIVTIATVYPGAAPTEVQTSVSKVIEDAVSGLDKISSVNASSAEGVSFVTIEFLQSADVNLALQDAQRKVNEVVSKLPSGAKAPTISKFAIDERPIIRMGATGSMSSREFYQLLKNRVQPELSKLDGVAQVTLVGGDEREIKVNIDALKLRSYGLSLLQVAQVIKSSNLDFPTGKVKEDGTQYVVRLAGKFSSVESLRNLVVAQSKQGGNIKLSDIAEVQDGQKDYATLSRINGITSVGILISKQNDANAVDVSKIVRAALPKLEQKFSDASLKFDVAQDGSVFTLDAANGVKKDLALAIMLVAIVMLAFLHSIRNSVIVMIAIPASMISTFIAMYVFDMSLNLMTLLGLSLVVGILVDDSIVVLENIYRHLEMGEERRSAALKGRNEIGFAALSITLVDVVVFLPLSLVSGLIGNIMREFALVVVFSTLMSLFVSFTVTPLLASRFAKLEHLTKNSILGSFALWFEGVYEKLAALYVKTLHWALANRGKVYAMAGSMFVASFALVPLGFIGSEFIAVADRGEFTVTLELAPGSTFENTNFVTQRVEKIIAGVPEVKKMFVNVGVSSEGFVGQTSNNSSELNVTLVPREERKRSTDEVGAEIKLKASDIPGVKVRVNPIGIFGTANQTPIQIAVSGTNYEEVRAASQRLVDVIKTIPGTADVRLSSEEGKPETRIEIDRQKLAALGLSLSEVGASLRIALNGDDDSKYREGDDEYDLRIVLDEFDRSKTSDVGSLTVANRKGQLIELTQFATITQSTGPSKLQRKDRNFSVTVFSQAVGRPSGSIGADIQKAISQGSLIPANMSIAYLGDLKNQADGFGSLGLALLAAILFTYLIMVALYDSYVYPFVVLFSIPVAMIGALLALALTMKSLSIFSILGIIMLVGLVGKNAILLVDRANQMRSEKGLSTYDALIEAGQTRLRPILMTTVSMVVGMLPIALSSEAGAEWKSGLAWVLVGGLISSLLLTLVLVPVMYTKVDEWRVKLPAFVRRVVPQRLRGESTETIAGFQQP
- a CDS encoding efflux RND transporter periplasmic adaptor subunit, whose protein sequence is MKKMKLFSGVVIVLALTVAILLNNRTKMQARSKPDVVRFLPVTVAQVTKERLSESVSLVGTITANSDVAIVSETQGKVIRVLASIGDYVKAGATIVEVDDELKKAAYATTEVNYEKAKKDLERYESLIKDSSVSDTQLEGARLAFKSAEAQYIVARRQFNDTKIKTPIAGVVSARQVDVGTMIQTNNTIANVVDISMLKVRLNVSEQDAFRIKAGDKVEVATDVYPGITFEGKVSSISSKADDAHTYPVEVVLANSARHPLKAGMFGRVSLVSVKDHESVTIPRQALVGSTKKPQVYVVDNGIARLRNIVVGAQVGTNLEVLNGIMESETIVMSGQNNLKDSVAVTVLK
- a CDS encoding tetratricopeptide repeat protein — its product is MKNAILLTLFISLGSIGILAQDRSDSPVYKNYRNPSPSAQLKRSDIDYNLMHIFMLERKAYSGDVAAQQELGLRYLLGEGVVADTLKGAFWIKRAAEQNSADAAYNLGILEFNGMGLPWNPFDAYKLFKTAATQGMVEAEYILSMFMTENLVVPRNWEEAYKWLKKSADAGYAPAKEAVADFDARGLGKKDEDQSAKKDTSSSKKKPPVKQTLGFVFLDAEADTATQSDATLLKDALREATPQLKRALGISKEPTKALDLDTAGMRAIRESAEEGSPEALTILGRSYERGIGVTKDPVTAAMYYIRAIRMSSPRAPGLLARLIEQKGFFELIKSRVGQHDGDAEFTWAAMNALKLDYLMSQKEGFITDKQALEFLTRASSVNHIQAMIELGLCYYSGRWVPEDRRQAMVLWAKASALGSREARLRIAALSVRTEKNMKTLSATIAELEQAAQRGAVLAQVALGYCYETGTGVAKRLPEAVKWYRSSAQRGSQDAYYALKRLHDQIRPKDKEFQIGELE
- the yedA gene encoding drug/metabolite exporter YedA, which encodes MHSSPPRLKLIAAFASVYIVWGSTYLAIRLAIETIPPLLMAGFRFIIAGSMMYLWGYVRSKERPTLTHWKSAAIVGLMLLLVGNGGLSWSEQLIPSGIAALLVAVSPLWFILIDWMQGGTRPTAGVFIGLALGTLGIAILVDPADLVGGGEVSALGASVLLVSSVCWAFGSFYSRRAKLPSSPAIANGMEMLVGGVGLIVVGLLMGELRQLHLAHITTTSLFAVAYLVVFGSIIGFSSYIWLFRNTTPTRASTYAYVNPIVAVFIGWSVGGEQLPTRVFLAAALIIAAVATITIFGTRKRSKAIETLSAKEE
- the rsgA gene encoding ribosome small subunit-dependent GTPase A, with the protein product MHLADLGFDNWFEEKRRGLALPDCTIARVTRVDRDRYLVRNEHNEVQAEPTGRLLFSVESSQDLPCVGDWVLVQYHNDGTLAIIHDLLPRRTFLRRKSAGDKVEYQMIASNIDVAFIMQSCDLNFNLRRMERYLVMVNEGRVEPVILLSKSDLVSAGELEKRMSEIRDARINARIIACSNNTEKGLEIVRQALKKGKTYCLLGSSGVGKTTLLNHLLGCEAFETSPVREKDSRGRHTTARRQMTVLNSGALLVDTPGMRELGLMGVGASIDDSFSDIHELSKHCRFNDCTHSVEIGCAILGAVQSGSLGEARYQSYLKLIKESQFHEMTYVERRKKDKQFGRMIKTAMQELKKRKPSS
- a CDS encoding TetR/AcrR family transcriptional regulator, translated to MNIPDSEIRARILEKAREHFLQFGFSTVTMSDIASELGMSKKTVYAHFPSKEELASDMVRGLQSELSSQIDALVDNQSMDFIEKLKRILDLTAAHHSQLTPHFRMDLQKHAPGVCKCTDDFQNQQIHTVVSKVIQQGVREAMFRSDIEEPIVTAMFIAAFQALLRPESLGRLQRPISHIIEAVSSVMFRGILTDEARLRLHTQPLVSPNASPVPTAA
- a CDS encoding phosphoribosylanthranilate isomerase, producing MNTRVKICCIKSIEEAEMAIRYGASALGFVSAMPSGPGPISEDLIADIIPRLPAGVSTFLLTSKQDAPSIIDQQRRTNANTVQLVDAVPFETYRELKNSLPSVSIVQVVHVTGNDAIAATLSVAPFVDALLLDSGNPNLPVKQLGGTGRVHDWTVSKTICALISKPVYLAGGLNPENVADAIRLVRPFGVDLCNGVRTNGSLDETKLSRFFDAAKQA
- a CDS encoding TolC family protein, with protein sequence MKRFLHLLLTLSLFAGAQTGSAQQKLQLSLDDAVRLSFDKSKSLHASLMKVQYADAKAGEVGTILLPSVKFNGGYTKLSDIPAAQFSLPSLPAPITLSPSISNNFNARVTVQQPLFTGYKFQRSVDIADFAAQATQKEFDSDKSSLTFNVKSAYWNLAKSFELQKVVDENVDQVKAHLKDVQNWLSQGLITNNEVLKVQVQLSDVRLRQIDAHNNVQLARIMLNNVIGLPLDSDVQLTTDLMHEHRVFDALPALINQAHERRPEIKSMQYRVQASDAAVSLAQSGWWPQLYLVGNYVTARPNQRIFPTQDVFKDTWDVGVSVSLDLWNWGTTVRQTDQAKAQLEQTRDGLGQLRDAVALEVTRDYLNLARARERISVAEQGVRQAEENYRVTSGKFKQGLALNTDLLDSEVALLQAKTNYAQAVADYELAEASLERSIGE